The Sebastes umbrosus isolate fSebUmb1 chromosome 24, fSebUmb1.pri, whole genome shotgun sequence genome contains the following window.
ggTTTGActtcagttggatcattttcaGCCAGAGTTTGTGTGTAGTCAGTAAACTTGTGCAGctgtttgtaattttttaacTGAAATTCTGCCTTTGTCTTCTGCTGTAGTACTGGAGCACAAGAGGATGCGGGAATGGTAATCAACGTTGTTTGATTTTTCATcaaaatcatcatcataatgATTTCTGTCAATACTCTCTGAACATTCACGtattaattatttgtttaaaattgTGGTTACAGTCCATCGACGGGTTGTTCCAGGGGCTGAAGCAGTTTTTGAATGAAACGTAAGGAGGAGGATGTTTGAGATGACGAAGAGtatgaggagaaggaggaggtttGAGTGATAACATGATGAAGAGTGTGAGGAGGAAGGGACAAAGTCTGTAATCAATGTAAATATTGATTCTGTGTTATTGCTCTTTAAAGGCACTATCTATAGGTATTTAATGTGGCCCCGCCCACCACCAAATATCCAAACACATGATTGGTCGCTGCTGTCGCTCACACATTATTTGACAGGCCCATCTATAGAGGGTCTGACAGCAGACAGGTTTCAGGTTTACGGAGTGTTCTGGATCACCCTGCTGAGTCAATTTGtccttatttttgcatttatatggtattaaattatttattatttgattctatctttattcattttctatttgtctgtttgtttatgtttttcatttaatgaaACTTTAAGTTTGTTAAaattaatgtcatttttaaaaatatttgtatttatttatattttaatgatttaaattcagttggatcattttcaGCTTAAGTTTGTGTAAAGTCAGTAAAACTTTGCAGCAGTTTGTTACTTGTTGAACTGATGAAACTCCTCCTTTGTCTTCTGCTGTAGCTTGACTTTTCCTAAGATCGACTCGGATGAACTGCAGGCCAATGAGAACAAAGTAAAGGCTGACATCAAAGAGTCGGATGACGTCATAATGGAAATGGAAGCTGAGAGCGAGAAGGAAATGAAGGCTTATGAAAAAATATTGGATGAGGCCGAAACCGCATTCGTGGATCAGCTCAAGAGCACTACAGAGCCTGACTTCAAAACAATCGAAGAGATTGAAGGCAAAATGATTGATGAGATCGGGAACGAAATTAAGAGTGAAGAAAAAATCGAGGAGGAGGTCTATAACTACAAGAAGCCTGAGATCGAGAGCGAAGAGAATGCTCTGAGCGAAATTTTGGATGACGACGAGAGCGAAATGGAGGCTGAGGCTAAGAGCGAAATGGAGGCTGAGAGCAAAATAGAGGCTGAGATCGAGAGCGAAATGGAGGCTgagaacaaagaagaagaagcagtatCAAATTAATATCCATCATTTGTAATCACATGTTTAACCATCAAACATGGCTGTAATGATCAGTTGTCCACctaaaatatatgatatatatacgGATATGTAGTGTAGTTTTGGTGACGGGTTTCTGTAGTTTTCTACAAGCTGAGTTTGTTTCTAatcatgtctctctctgttgtgttCATGAATACCTGCTCTGATGTTTCTCTCAGTTTCATTGCTGGGTGAATAAAGTTCCTGCAGCTGTGAAATGTTCATGTACAGAAACAGACTGTAAGAAGTGTTTAAATCATCCTAAAGGAAATCTTTGTTATACTTCCTCAGCTAATAAATCACATGAAACAGACTTCAGACTCTGGACAAGTTCTGGTTTTTAAATCAGGTGGGGTTCTCGGGGTGggaggttgggggggggggtgcaatGCCCCTGTAACAATAAGCCTGGACCCCCCTCTGGCCCCCCTAACTGTTGCAAAtactttcatacatttttcatctCAAATTTATCTTTCTAAAAAATCAGACAGTGGCCAGGCCGGCTGACCCTCCCACTATTCTGCCTTTCAGAGGTtgaagcaggctcagttttaaagagtgaagataccggtatcatatgaaactagtaaaacTAAGAAACCATCGGTACCAACTAGGGGTTTGACGAAATATCATGCCacgaaatatcgcgatataaaaATGTGTCGATTTGCATCGTCGAGACGAAAAACTGAGTCGCGATATCAGGGCATAATAGGTATTACGTACATATGGTCTCCAGGGCTTGTTTCCTTAATACATCCACGGGCTTaagctgcagcctcttcctgctgctctgcaaggcctatggaaggaggctgagtatgcgtcatatctttggtgtacaacacatgcgcagtaaaatctggtctgccctcgccgaaattgaaccaatcTCAACACACagccgcagcttcagttacactgcgcatgtatCATACCCCATACCAAAAGAGCCTCCTTTCTATTGGCCTTGCTATCACACACAGcgcagtcagtgaacagctgatccGAGAGGCCGCGGTGGAAAACGAGTTGACAACTATGCCAGTTGCTGTAtgtgcaataaaactttgcaagtgtaaagtCAAGATACGtcattacacctgttcaacaagcataaacaagATGAAACGGTTAAACTTGTAGGAAAGAaacgtttcaatctgctctgtccgcaGTCTCTCATCCTCCGCCGCAATATTTACACAAGTAGAGCGCGTTACCTCagcggctaacagctaactgtaaacacgtgtaagttatttagttgagttgtgaatgacttCAGTTCCCTCTAGTAAGCcgtgtttcagtgtttgtgtccggGGAGTTTGTTGTGAAGGGAGGTACGGAAGACGTGAAGCGGTGATGCGCTGTTAATGACAAGGGtgcagactacggagcctctgtgttattaatttattatcttcataaagtatagGGGCAGTgtaaccctcggctacacaatactgaaactaaagctggcagtaggctgtgtagtctaactgtttaggttagtttgtcatgtaTCTTACTGGTAAACTGATCTGCTGACTGAGACAAAGCTCCCCCACCCCCACCAGCCCTAACGTTAACTGCAGCAGTGAGTGacatcagcagaggacaggaggaaggactgttactgaatgatggaggacaggaggacagaggacaggaggaaggaccgATACCATAAAAAATGGAACTATAGggaaaacaacagcattgttttgcattttgtgtcttttgaataaaaggctattttttcagtcatatattttcatcattcaagttttgttaaaattattattatgatatcgtattgtatcaagatcgtgaacccaatattgtgtatcgtatcgtatcgtgagctgagtgaattgTCACACccctggtaccaaccatatcatactagcatcttgggaagaatgctaaataacgctctgaagttacgcaaaattttggcacggaaaaactggcagggccagtttcaaaggggtccattgacctctcaCCTCTAGATatcatgaatgaaaatgggttttatgggtacccacaagtctcccctttacagacatgcccactttttcAGATTTACAGAAATGCCTCACATTTTCGCCTATTccaaaatggtgtatttgattatttttgcaTACTGGGGTaaataaacagtcttggaattgcataaattgggtgtGACTGGACTTGTATTTACGTGTGATGATATTAGTCCCCATATTAGCCACTTCATATAGTGAGACcgtttaaaaataataactagTACGATTCCTACAAAATAAGTTTATCTGAACGAATCAATATAGTTTATTACATGGGAGGAGTCCCTTCTGCCTGCCACAACATGTGTAAAAACAAACTCAATGACCCCGTAAAGTCCCAGCAATGCGTTTACTCACCTAGACGGCCATATCATTTATGTGAACCCAAGACACAAATATCAAAGTAAAATAACAAACCAACAAGCCCCCGAGGGAGACAATGTTGCTTATTCCTACCGGTAAAGGTAACTCCAAAGGTAAACATCCTCCATGCCCCACAGCAAGAAACAAACTGTTTAGTTAAACCAACTGCCACAGTTTTCTAAAATTCCCTGGCTTTTCCACCCCGGGGACACAAAATTTGCTTACAACCAACCCACCGTTTTGTTTATCAAACTTCCTCCTGGTTAGCGCCTAATTAACTATTCCAGctattcattcttttttttgtattgttgcAATAGTCTGATTATGAAATGTTCGTTTCTTGTTCAACCATGTAAATCACTTTGgaactttgttttgaaaagttctgtataaataaagtttattagaATGAGAGAAGAAGCTGAAACGtgttgatgtttatttagtgaACATCTGGAGGAAGATTTAGATGTTGGCTGCTGTCATTAATCCTGCACTCATTCTACTAATAGCACCAGAAAAGATGGCCGACTGAATATGACGTTTCTTTTTATGAATTTTGGAATTCTTTCATGTAtcagctgttttgttgtttcctgTCAAACTCTCAGTGGATTGTAGATGAGTCCATAAATCATCAGATAACATGCAAAGGTGACCCATGTAGTTAGATGATTTAGTGGTGGATGGTATAGTGACATGTGGCCAGAACATTTGCAGCGTATCCAGGCCCGTTTGATCGCCTGGCCTGCGCAAAACTCAAAGTGAACTTAGCAAAGTGTGAGTTCCCTAAGGTCACGGTGACATACCCGGGGAGGTGGTTGGGCAGGGTAAGTATGTCCTGTAATGGTAAGAGTGGAGGCCATTGAGAAGATTCCTAATCCAACTACAAAGAGGGAGCTCACCCGCTTTCTTAGAATAGTTATTACCAAGGGTTTATGCTTTTTAGTGCTTTGTGAAACTGTGCCCAAAAAGGTACCATCACTCCAACATATATGCTAGCGATTTGCTTCCCAAAACCCACACTGTGTCCAACATTTGGCATCCCCTTCAGCAAAATGTGCCTTCACATACTTCCACCCAAACTCCCTGGAGGCTGTTAAATGTTGCACTTTCAGTAATTACATAAAgaatttaaatatgtttgttttattccaGGAGGTGAAGCTTCAGTCAACAGACTGACCGCTGGAAGGTGTTTGAACTTCTTCACCATGTGACTCATAAACTCACCTGTCAGATGAAAAATAAACTGATCACTCCATCCCCTCCAGGTAGTTGTTATTAGAACAGTTAACTTGCTGATAGTGATAAAGCACTccatttttggtattttttgtaAATAACACAACAAATCAGACTTTGTGAGGGACAGAAGGATAAAGTTCTGGACTTCTTCCCATTGTGGTATCTGTTGTCCGCCATTTATCAAACAGAGACATCGAGACATTCACTGCCTCACATTAAGAAATATTAGAAATTTAGAGCTACAGAACTAGAAATAAATTTTGTTTAAGATTGCTTAGGCACAATTTTGAAAACAGGGCTCATTCTGTTGAAACATTACACACAAttcacacaaccacacacacaagtagCAGAACAC
Protein-coding sequences here:
- the LOC119484017 gene encoding uncharacterized protein LOC119484017, with the translated sequence MMTSKIALTVALAAGLLLLSVTDARPADSTDAESTGAQEDAGMSIDGLFQGLKQFLNETLTFPKIDSDELQANENKVKADIKESDDVIMEMEAESEKEMKAYEKILDEAETAFVDQLKSTTEPDFKTIEEIEGKMIDEIGNEIKSEEKIEEEVYNYKKPEIESEENALSEILDDDESEMEAEAKSEMEAESKIEAEIESEMEAENKEEEAVSN